From one Malus sylvestris chromosome 1, drMalSylv7.2, whole genome shotgun sequence genomic stretch:
- the LOC126628535 gene encoding 40S ribosomal protein S20-2-like yields the protein MAYAAMKPTKPGLEESQEQIHKIRITLSSKNVKNLEKVCTDLVRGAKDKRLRVKGPVRMPTKVLNITTRKSPCGEGTNTWDRFELRVHKRVIDLFSSPDVVKQITSITIEPGVEVEVTIADS from the exons ATGGCGTATGCAGCGATGAAACCAACGAAGCCGGGACTGGAGGAGTCTCAGGAGCAGATCCACAAGATCAGGATCACACTTTCCTCCAAGAACGTCAAGAATCTCGAGAAAG TTTGCACTGATCTGGTTCGTGGTGCCAAGGACAAGCGCCTGAGGGTGAAGGGACCCGTGAGGATGCCTACCAAGGTTCTGAACATTACCACCAGGAAGTCTCCTTGTGGTGAAG GTACCAACACATGGGATAGATTTGAGTTGCGTGTCCACAAGAGGGTTATCGATCTGTTCAGCTCACCCGATGTTGTCAAGCAAATTACTTCCATCACAATTGAACCTGGTGTCGAAGTGGAGGTTACAATCGCCGACTCTTAA
- the LOC126618811 gene encoding chloride conductance regulatory protein ICln-like, with protein sequence MVAGIKEFTARVERNGVDEPVLDAVNGEELMHVRPGVSIVLGNQPPEFPGTLYISTKQVIWLSDTDKAKGYAVDFLSISLHAVSRDPEAYTSPCLYTQIETEDDEDESDGSDSERNGDLDLSKVTEMRLVPSDPNQLDSLFEVFCECAELNPEPIQEGEEEHNWIFSADQLEDEAIEDDSEWPVPQNPSNSIGQSNGDHDLARTVLELQINDQRFEDAEEMEHETDSGRH encoded by the exons ATGGTAGCAGGGATTAAAGAATTCACTGCTCGAGTTGAAAGAAACGGTGTTGATGAACCAGTTTTGGATGCGGTGAATGGTGAGGAGCTGATGCATGTTCGGCCTGGTGTTTCTATTGTCCTCGGCAATCAGCCCCCTGAGTTCCCTGGCACTCTATATATCTCCACCAA GCAAGTGATTTGGTTGAGTGACACTGACAAGGCGAAAGGTTATGCGGTGGACTTCTTGTCTATATCACTGCACGCTGTATCCAGAGACCCAGAGGCCTACACCTCTCCTTGTTTATACACTCAG ATTGAAACTGAGGATGACGAGGATGAGTCTGATGGTTCGGATTCAGAACGCAATGGTGACTTAGATTTATCCAAGGTCACAGAGATGAGGCTCGTTCCTTCAGATCCTAACCAgt TGGATTCTCTGTTTGAGGTATTTTGTGAGTGTGCTGAGCTTAATCCAGAACCAATTCAAG AAGGGGAAGAAGAGCATAATTGGATTTTTAGCGCCGATCAGTTGGAAGATGAAGCAATTG AGGACGATTCTGAGTGGCCTGTTCCTCAAAATCCTTCAAACTCAATTGGTCAATCTAACGGGGATCATGACCTAGCTCGTACTGTGCTTGAA CTTCAGATCAACGATCAACGATTTGAGGATGCAGAAGAAATGGAGCATGAAACCGACAGTGGCCGCCATTAA